In Fragaria vesca subsp. vesca linkage group LG5, FraVesHawaii_1.0, whole genome shotgun sequence, the genomic stretch GCATCTACTCACTTTCTCATTGTTCATATATACCAATCGGAAACCATGATGTATTTATGTGTCTTTATACTACAAGAATGTCTTAAAAGTCACGTTGTTTGAATAAGACAATTCAGACAACCAATTTAATTACTAGAGACTATAATGTGTTACAAAACTTTAATTCTATGAAAACATAACATTTGTCATTGAATTATCTACTGATAAGTATGTATCGTCTTATGTTTTATATAAATTAAGAGAAAACGTCATATCACATACATTTTGTAATATTTTTGTCGTTTTATCGATTGAAAGATATAAATAGTATGCTCCATTGGCACTAGAAAAAACTATATTGTGATAGAAATCATAGAATAACTTTATCCATCAATATCCTTAGTCGATTCCCATATGATGATCGAAGATGTCAAAACAAGAACTTGGTTGAGAACGAGTTGACATGTATGAGGCAGACACTAACACATGATAGAGTTGCCATTCTGTTGTTATCTCCGATCAGGTCACTTTCAGTTCAAGATCGTCCGCCCTATTAAATCTCTACACCAGATTAATTAGCTATTCTTCTTCCAACTACAAACTAGCTTCCCCAACTGCAATTGAACTCTCTGTGTGGACGAATTAAATGGCGCACTTCCAGCATCGTTCACAATTTGCTACTGTGATCTCTTCCATCTCCAGGCACAGCCGCTTTCATATTCATACTGATGCCGAGAGATATAAATATAATATTCCCGCCATGCTAAATCTCTTGGCTGCTAGCTAGAGGAATAAAGCGAACCCTAATAAAAACGAACTCGTTGTGAACTGGCTGCTTTGTATATTAATCATGATCAAATCACTGACATATCTTGAGCTTGCTTTACTGGAGAGTTGTTTATTTCCTTGAGCTTGCTGCAACACATGCACAGTTTCAGCTTTTTTCATCCCAGGTATATATTTCACAGTAAGCAGGTCCTCGGCTCCTAGCTAACTTATCTACTTCAACTATCTGCAGGCAATATATAGGGAGTCCAGTCACCTAATATCGATGGATGTTCTATAATGTTTCGGATCATTGAAACTATTTGCTCGAGTTAATCGATCAGTTGGATATAATTTTATGATGATCGATCGCGTAGTTGAGCAGGTTTGTAAGAAGAGAAACATCATTTTTGGTAGAGCATTTCCGATCCCGATCAGTTTGGTATGGAACTTTGGATCCAAACCTATCCATTTCTGTATCTGTTAAAATCATGGAGCCTAGGTTAACACCAATTATATATGGGACATAGGATACCCAGTAACCCACTTTATTATTGGGATTTGTGGAATAGCCCCATATGAGGGCTACAACCCTGCTTATAGTATTTTGGGCAAGTTCAGTATTCCACAACCACATGCTGTTGTACCTAATCACCCAATTAACTATCACTTTATCTTGAGATTAATCTACAAACGCTCAGACTCAGAGAATTACGACAAATCTAATCAACAAGTAAAACCTTAATCAAGTACACTTTACACCAATCCATTGTGTTTATATTTCATTGTTTTTGTGCTAATTTTATAAGGAGGGGAAAGGATCTTTTTCAATTGAAGGCCAAGAAAAGCCAATAATCAACCCATTATATCAACTGAAATTGCATTGTAGTTTGAAGGACCGAAACCCTATAACATCAAAAGCAAAGCATGCTACTCTGATCAAACCAACAGAGAAGTAATTGGATCACTTATCTGATCATAGTTACTTTCAATGTCTATTTTACTACATTAGATACCGATAATTTCATAATTTTGGTTGTACACCGATCACATCACTCGACATGCTCAGTATTTTACAATGTCAGTCTTCTGATATGTTACGCGGTTAATGTTAGTTAGCTTAGTAAACAACCTAATAATCAATGCAATGGATATACAAAATCGTTCATTAACAAACCATTTAGATCTGATTGTCGGATGAACATAAACCGATATTTTCCAGCTTTATTTTTCTTTTTGTAAACCCTTAACTCACCTCATCCGTACATAGATAAGTGATTATCGAATCTATATATTTACGGATTTACCTTGTTGAATTTATAGCTTACCAACATATGCAACAATTAATATTAATATTTCCATGTCTCTCGAACCATTTCGTTAGCCAAAAATACAAAATTACAATATTACATCATGAAACAAACACCGGAAAAATCAAATACTCAATGGGAAAACTACAGTACGTGCAAGTCCTCATGAGTCATGATGAACCGAAAAGGAAAGATAGAGCGTATTGCACCGCAGGATAAGGAGAAGTGGTCCACTAAGCATCACCATCAACATTTACTAGGGGAACATGGGACCGCAAAAGCCCCACAGTAGGAGAAGAGGCTTGCAGCACTAGATTAGGATTCCAACAAAGGAAACAAACAAAAACCCATACACTTGTCAGCTTTACACCACATAGTTCTGAAATGCCGGTCAGATGTCACTTGGCGATCCTGCACTCCACTGCACCGGAACCTCTCCCGTGAGCTTGCTTCAACTTCTGGGTCTTCAGCTCGCATTTTTTGGTTGATATTAATATTATCAAACAAAAAGAAATTTCATTCAATCAATTTTCTTTTTGTTGGATAAGGAACTCAAAAGAAATTTAACATACTTGTCTGTGCATTTTCACTAATAAATATTGGTTCGTGTTACATTCAATTATCTTGATTTAGTTTTCGTGCGGAATGATTTGGAGATGATAAATTCACATTGTTAAAGTATGCTAATGAATTGATTTAATCAAGATATATAAATAGAAAGTGTAAGAATCTCATAGACACTCCTAAAAAAACAGAGAATCTTGGAGACATAAACTTTGTAACAAATTAAGGGCACGTCGTATGTTGACTTATTTAAAAGGTGGAGGAGTGATCACGAGAGTAAAAATATTTATGTGTTATTTTTTTTTTTGGAAAAGATTCATGTGTTTACTAAGACATAAAAAAATCATACTTTTCTTAAAAAAGAAAGAAAAATGAATCATACCGATTCAGGTTGAAGAATCATTCTTACATCTATTATTTCCTTATTCGATTAATCACTTATTTAGTTACTTATGTTCCAACTATCTTCAATTCATTTTGAAAAGAATAACTTATTAATCAAAACACCGTTTTAATAAGAAAACTATTTCGGTTTATTCTTTTGTCTAAAAATATTTCTTTCTATATGAAAATCCAAAAGAAAATGTCAAAGATGCACCAAAATGAAAACAGAGAGGCCATAATCTGTCATTAGAAGGAAAACAAAATGGATCAATAAAATGTATTAAAATGTCTAAATGCCGGGAAACTCTCCTTCAAGATCTGTTAGGTAAACAAACAAACAGACAGACGATGCTGTTTTCTTAGAGCTCATCAGTAACTTTCCTTCCCAGAAAAAAAGAAAAAAAACAGAAAAAAGGGTAAAGCTTTAGAGAAACCGACTTTTAGCAGCAGCAGCACAATGTGGGTTCATGTATGGATGCATTGCTTTGTTGTCAACCAAACCCACTTCTCTCCTTTCCCCTCACATTAAAAAGCTATAAGCTTTTCCACACCCAACAAAAAATCTCAGATTCTGAGATTTCCTTTTGCATTATTATTTCTTTGTTTCTAAACAGTGTGTGTTTGGTGGAGGAAAATGTAGTGAAGCTGACTCGAGAAGAATTCAAAGCCTCTGTTTTGTTTTTTAATTGGAGATTTGGGTTTTTGATTAATGGGTTTTACAGTTCAAACCTGGTCACCAAAACGCGTTTCGTCTCTTAGAGTTCTTTTATGTGCTTTCTTTTAGTTCTCTTCATTCTTCTGGTGTTTGCTTGTTACTGTCGCAATCGGATCTGCGCTTGTCTTTCACACTCAGACATTCTATCTTCTGGTATTCCCACGTTTTCTGTCTCTCTGTTTTGGTTTTGTTTCCGAATCTTTGTTCCTCCTCTCTTTGGTTACTCAGAAACCCGAAAACTAAAAACAGAAAATTTTGGAAGCTTTGTCATCTGGGTGAGCTGAAATACACGTCTAACATTGGCATCTTTCATTTTGTTTTGTAAAGTTGGAATCTTTATTTGGGTTTCTCTTGTCCTTAGCTCGAAATTTTGGGGACAAATAATGGAATATATGGCATTTTTTATTTAATTCTTCTTACATACCAATGAGTTGTTGATTGGTTGGTTTTGTTTTGTTTTGTTTTGTTTTTGTGATTGGTATATGCAGATCAGCTGGAGTTCGCTTTTGGAAAGTTCGAAGTTTTGAGAACCATTGAGTTCAGAAATTGATGTTTGGATGCTATTAGTGACTTGGTGTTGTGATCTGTTTAGCTTTAGTATGCTTTTGAGGTACATAGTTGGGTAATTTGAAGGTCTTGGGCCTCTGGAGTGGTGTGGTAGTTATGGGGTCTACAGAAGGGAGCCGTAATCATCATAATCTGGTGCCTCTTGCTGCATTGATCAGCAGAGAGCTGAAGAATGAGAAGATGGAAAAGCCTACTGTGAGATATGGGCATGCGGCTCAATCCAGGAAAGGGGAGGATTATTTCCTGATCAAGACTGATGGTCAGCGAGTGCCTGGAAATTCTTCATCAACGTTTTCTGCATTTGCGGTAATCACGAGTCACACTTATATGTCCATACAGAATCATACTCTCACAGCTCAGCTATTATATTGTTGAACCATGAGGCATGCACAAATTTATGAATGTTTTGTCATAGTAAAGTAGATTCCAGTATAAACATTTTGGGGGTGAAGCAATGTGCTCAAAACAATTTTCTTTGTTGCCAGATCTTTGACGGGCACAATGGAAACGCAGCAGCCATATATACAAAGGAGAACTTGCTGAATCATGTGTTGAGTGCTATTCCAAGGGGGCTAGGAAGGGAGGAGTGGCTCCAAGCCTTACCTCGGGCCTTGGTTGCAGGGTTTGTGAAGGCTGATAAGGATTTCCAAAGTAGAGGCATGTAACTTGCAAATTCTTGAAGCCCGTCTTCTCCTTGTGTTGTGTCCATACTTCATATTTCTCATGCACTGAAGGAAGACCTCTTATTGTTTTATACTCATATTCTACAGGAGAAACTTCTGGAACAACAGCTACTGTTGTAATAGTTGATGGATGGACTGTGACAGTAGCATCAGTGGGAGATTCCCGTTGTATCTTAGATACTCAGGGTGGTGCGGTTTCCACTTTAACCGTTGATCATAGACTTGAAGAGAATGTTGAAGAGTATGTATTGACTATATGTAGAATCAGATTCCAATTCCCTGGATTTCGTAACGGTTAATCATGAATAATTGTTCTGTAATTGCAGGAGGGAGCGTGTTGCTGCAAGTGGCGGGGAAGTAGGGAGGTTAAGCATTGTTGGTGGTGCGGAAGTGAGGGCGCTTAAACCTTGTTTTTACTGGCAAAAGAAATAAGATACATCTTCAAATACTGCAACATGATTCTTATCATCATTGTTTCATGCTTTTTAACATTTGCAGATTGGTCCTCTTCGTTGTTGGCCAGGTGGTTTATGCCTTTCTCGGTCGATTGGAGACATGGATGTTGGGGAGTTTATAGTTCCAATACCATATGTGAAACAAGTCAAGGTATCTTTTGCTTTTGCTGAGCTAAAACATAAATTTTACT encodes the following:
- the LOC101306332 gene encoding probable protein phosphatase 2C 15-like codes for the protein MGSTEGSRNHHNLVPLAALISRELKNEKMEKPTVRYGHAAQSRKGEDYFLIKTDGQRVPGNSSSTFSAFAIFDGHNGNAAAIYTKENLLNHVLSAIPRGLGREEWLQALPRALVAGFVKADKDFQSRGETSGTTATVVIVDGWTVTVASVGDSRCILDTQGGAVSTLTVDHRLEENVEERERVAASGGEVGRLSIVGGAEIGPLRCWPGGLCLSRSIGDMDVGEFIVPIPYVKQVKLSNRGGRLIIASDGIWDALSSEEAAKSCRGLPAELAARQVVKEALRSRGLKDDTTCIVVDIIPPDNSVQPPTPPKKQNKLRALLFRKKSRDSAHKLSKKLSAVGIVEELFEEGSAMLAERLGSDECTAQSTTSGLFMCAVCQVDLAPSEGISVHAGSIFSMSSKPWQGPFLCSDCRNKKDAMEGKRPSGVRVV